The following proteins are encoded in a genomic region of Mycolicibacterium confluentis:
- the nth gene encoding endonuclease III produces the protein MNRTLAKAFPHVYCELDFTNPLELAVATILSAQSTDKRVNLTTPALFARYRTAADYAGADRTELEELIRPTGFYRNKATSLIGLGQALVENFDGEVPRTMDELVTLPGVGRKTANVILGNAFDVPGITVDTHFGRLVRRWRWTDEEDPVKVEKIVGELIERREWTLLSHRVIFHGRRVCHARKPACGVCVLADDCPSFGAGPTDPMLAAPLVKGPETEHLLALAGL, from the coding sequence ATGAACCGGACTTTGGCGAAGGCCTTTCCGCATGTGTACTGCGAACTGGACTTCACCAACCCGCTGGAACTGGCGGTCGCGACCATTCTGTCCGCGCAGAGCACCGACAAACGGGTCAACCTGACCACCCCCGCACTGTTCGCCCGGTATCGCACCGCGGCCGACTACGCGGGCGCCGATCGCACCGAACTCGAAGAGCTCATTCGGCCCACCGGCTTCTACCGCAACAAGGCGACGTCGTTGATCGGGCTGGGCCAGGCGCTCGTGGAGAACTTCGACGGTGAGGTGCCGCGCACGATGGACGAACTGGTGACGCTGCCCGGGGTGGGACGCAAGACCGCCAACGTGATCCTCGGCAATGCGTTCGACGTCCCGGGCATCACGGTCGACACCCATTTCGGCCGCCTGGTCCGCCGGTGGCGCTGGACCGACGAAGAGGACCCCGTCAAGGTCGAGAAGATCGTTGGCGAACTGATCGAACGCCGCGAGTGGACCCTGCTGAGCCACCGGGTGATCTTCCATGGCCGGCGCGTGTGCCACGCCCGCAAGCCGGCCTGCGGCGTCTGCGTGCTCGCCGATGACTGCCCGTCCTTCGGGGCGGGCCCGACCGACCCGATGCTGGCCGCTCCGCTCGTGAAGGGGCCGGAGACCGAACACCTGCTGGCGTTGGCGGGTCTGTAA